The following coding sequences lie in one Miscanthus floridulus cultivar M001 unplaced genomic scaffold, ASM1932011v1 os_1419_2, whole genome shotgun sequence genomic window:
- the LOC136534024 gene encoding uncharacterized protein codes for MAIPNYTYLKLKMPGPSGVITVSSAFSHAFMCDHEHFKLTTAIVNLSELPWLRESSFPIVPNYNKPTSSMAFCPLEEIKVVGIDPIDPAKTVRIGTHLQAK; via the coding sequence atggcaatccccaactacacctacctcaagctaaaaatgCCAGGACCAAGCGGTGTCATCACCGTGAGCagtgccttctcgcacgccttcatgtgcgaccacgagcatttcaAGCTCACCACCGCGATCGTCAACTTGTCTGAGCTTCCGTGGCTCAGGGAATCGTCGTTCCCGATAGTACcaaactacaacaaaccaacctcctcgatggccttctgtCCACTTGAGGAAATCAAGGTGGTGGGAATTGACCCCATCGACCCAgccaagacggtgcggatcgggacccacCTCCAGGcaaaatag